One stretch of Schlesneria sp. DSM 10557 DNA includes these proteins:
- the pheT gene encoding phenylalanine--tRNA ligase subunit beta has product MLISWNWLQEYVSPGVAVEELSDRLTMSGLNLEEFHEVDGDFCIDLEVTSNRPDCLGHLGVAREAAVLYQKPLKIPAAAPRAGTTTTASVTSVAIEAADLCSQYHARVIRGVKVGPSPAWLVSRLQTVGIASINNIVDITNYVLMECGQPLHAFDFDKLKGQKIVVRRARPNEKLQAIDHKEYVLTPEMCVIADAERPVAIAGVMGGAETEITTATRTVLIEAALFSPLAIRNASRKLKLRSDSSYRFERALDPHGPDWASRRCCELILELAGGELLAEPVFAGTAPAAQREPVLFRFPQLRRILGIDIPAEEAVRILEDLGLKLQSREGDQSALFHVPSHRLDLTREVDLIEEVIRIYGYDQIPADAAVPLCASKKRFQDRVSDRVRETLTASGFYEALTVSLVNETERKLFTPRGELPSLTIEHSDFPEFSRLRQSLIPSLLVSRRENERHGQFNAQLFEIARVYLSTDKSIPEQQAEPRMLGCVSGRSFQELKGVIEQVASRVNPSIDLTVRPTEGPQYVPGRGAEVYLNGDLWGWMGELDRSVTDQLDLRDTVSIAELDLAVLEAHADLIPQFRDLPTQQLSVRDLNFVLDEPVTWANLEETVRKAAGPLLASVSFGGQYRGKQIPEGKKSYVVTVGYRSDRTLTSEEIEAAQQSVISACSSQLAATLRG; this is encoded by the coding sequence ATGCTGATTAGCTGGAACTGGTTGCAGGAATATGTCTCGCCTGGTGTTGCGGTCGAGGAACTGTCCGACCGTCTGACGATGTCCGGGCTGAACCTCGAAGAGTTTCACGAGGTGGACGGAGATTTCTGCATCGACCTGGAAGTGACCAGTAATCGTCCTGACTGTCTCGGCCATCTCGGTGTGGCACGAGAAGCGGCCGTGCTTTACCAGAAGCCGCTCAAGATACCCGCCGCGGCGCCACGCGCTGGGACCACCACGACCGCATCGGTCACCTCCGTCGCCATCGAGGCCGCTGACCTCTGTTCGCAGTATCACGCTCGCGTGATCCGGGGAGTCAAAGTCGGTCCCAGTCCCGCCTGGCTGGTTTCGAGGCTGCAGACCGTTGGAATCGCCTCCATCAACAACATCGTCGACATTACCAATTATGTCCTGATGGAATGCGGGCAGCCTTTGCATGCATTCGATTTCGACAAGCTGAAAGGACAGAAGATCGTTGTCCGGCGGGCTCGTCCCAATGAAAAGCTTCAGGCAATCGATCACAAAGAGTACGTTTTGACTCCTGAGATGTGCGTGATTGCCGATGCGGAACGACCCGTTGCCATCGCGGGAGTCATGGGGGGGGCCGAAACCGAGATTACCACGGCGACTCGCACTGTGCTGATTGAGGCCGCTCTGTTTTCACCGTTGGCGATCCGCAACGCTTCCCGCAAATTGAAGCTGCGCAGCGATTCGTCTTATCGATTCGAACGAGCCCTCGATCCGCACGGACCGGATTGGGCCAGCCGCCGCTGCTGCGAACTGATTCTGGAACTCGCCGGGGGTGAACTGCTCGCGGAACCGGTCTTCGCGGGAACGGCCCCTGCCGCGCAGCGTGAACCGGTGTTGTTTCGCTTCCCTCAGTTGCGGCGCATTCTGGGAATCGACATCCCTGCTGAGGAAGCAGTCCGCATCCTGGAAGACCTGGGACTGAAGCTGCAGTCGCGAGAGGGTGATCAGTCCGCCTTGTTCCACGTTCCCTCGCATCGTCTGGATCTGACCCGGGAAGTGGATCTGATCGAGGAAGTGATTCGGATCTACGGCTACGATCAGATTCCTGCCGATGCGGCTGTCCCGCTGTGTGCCAGCAAAAAGCGATTCCAGGACCGGGTGAGTGATCGAGTCCGCGAGACGCTGACCGCGTCGGGATTCTACGAAGCGCTCACCGTGTCACTCGTCAATGAGACCGAGCGAAAACTGTTCACTCCGCGTGGGGAACTCCCCTCACTCACGATCGAGCATTCGGACTTCCCCGAGTTCAGTCGGTTGCGTCAGAGTCTGATTCCCAGTCTGCTGGTTTCACGGCGCGAGAACGAGCGTCATGGTCAGTTCAATGCGCAATTGTTTGAGATTGCCCGCGTCTACCTTTCAACGGATAAGTCGATTCCTGAACAGCAGGCCGAGCCCCGAATGCTGGGCTGTGTCAGTGGTCGATCGTTCCAGGAATTGAAAGGAGTGATCGAACAGGTCGCCAGCCGTGTGAATCCTTCGATCGATCTGACTGTCCGGCCGACGGAAGGGCCGCAGTACGTCCCCGGACGCGGCGCAGAAGTTTATCTGAACGGCGACTTGTGGGGTTGGATGGGGGAACTCGACCGCTCCGTCACCGACCAGCTCGACCTGCGTGATACGGTTTCAATTGCGGAACTGGATCTGGCTGTCCTTGAGGCCCACGCCGACCTGATTCCCCAGTTCCGTGACCTCCCCACGCAACAGCTTTCGGTGCGTGACCTGAACTTTGTTCTCGATGAACCGGTGACGTGGGCGAACCTGGAAGAGACCGTCCGCAAGGCGGCGGGACCACTGCTCGCGTCTGTTTCGTTCGGGGGACAGTATCGCGGGAAGCAGATTCCCGAAGGGAAAAAGTCCTACGTTGTCACGGTTGGGTATCGCTCTGATCGAACGCTCACCAGCGAAGAGATTGAAGCGGCACAACAGTCGGTGATTTCCGCCTGTTCCAGCCAGCTCGCCGCCACCCTGCGTGGCTGA
- a CDS encoding cyanophycinase encodes MSRAGWSEEVSSPPETQIKGSLVILGGSERFNHREYWDEIVELAGGPGARIAVFPTASGDPVQKGGWVITALNNAGADAFLVPVAWRKIPIKPVEAVSDPDLVAQVREATGIFLIGGEQDKIVKALFTADGQHTPMLDAMWEVYRRGGVIAGTSAGAAVMSRVMYRDAESVLDTMLKGVQWGKEIDRGLGFLDGEWFVDQHLFVRGRFARTLVAMQDQGFKFGIGVDENSAIIVTNGKDVRVIGYKGALVLDLSQAEHDPSLGRFNLKNARLTYLDRGDRFDLKTMEVMPAQEKLDDEKLDPKSPEYRPGLRRPLFYNDILANTTIIDMMGRLMESVSPIATGLAFDGYAARKHPVDGFEFKFSRDDESVAWYTESYGGDDYTVVNIRLDIRPIRISGPLYDREE; translated from the coding sequence TTGTCACGCGCTGGATGGTCAGAGGAAGTCAGCAGTCCCCCCGAAACGCAGATTAAGGGCTCCCTGGTCATCCTGGGGGGATCGGAACGATTCAATCACCGCGAGTACTGGGACGAGATCGTGGAACTGGCGGGTGGGCCCGGGGCACGGATCGCCGTGTTTCCGACCGCGAGTGGTGACCCTGTCCAGAAAGGGGGCTGGGTCATTACGGCGCTGAACAATGCGGGTGCCGATGCCTTTCTGGTCCCCGTCGCCTGGCGAAAGATCCCGATCAAGCCCGTCGAAGCCGTATCGGATCCCGATCTGGTCGCCCAGGTCCGCGAGGCGACCGGCATCTTTCTGATTGGGGGAGAGCAGGACAAGATCGTCAAAGCGCTCTTCACCGCTGACGGTCAGCACACCCCGATGCTGGACGCGATGTGGGAAGTCTATCGCCGCGGCGGCGTCATAGCAGGAACCAGCGCCGGGGCCGCAGTGATGAGCCGCGTCATGTACCGCGATGCTGAGTCGGTCCTGGATACCATGCTGAAGGGGGTTCAGTGGGGCAAAGAGATCGACCGGGGACTGGGGTTCCTCGACGGTGAATGGTTTGTCGATCAGCACTTGTTCGTGCGGGGGCGATTCGCGCGGACGCTGGTCGCCATGCAGGACCAGGGTTTCAAGTTCGGGATTGGCGTCGATGAGAATTCGGCCATCATCGTCACAAATGGAAAGGACGTTCGTGTCATTGGCTACAAGGGGGCACTTGTCCTGGATCTCTCTCAAGCCGAACACGATCCCTCACTAGGTCGCTTCAATCTGAAAAACGCGCGACTGACATATCTGGATCGGGGTGATCGCTTCGACCTGAAAACCATGGAAGTCATGCCCGCTCAGGAAAAGCTGGACGATGAAAAGCTGGATCCGAAGTCGCCCGAATATCGGCCGGGTCTGCGACGTCCGCTGTTCTACAACGATATTCTGGCGAATACGACCATTATCGACATGATGGGACGTCTGATGGAGAGTGTCAGTCCCATTGCGACGGGGCTGGCCTTCGACGGATATGCCGCTCGCAAACATCCCGTTGACGGCTTTGAGTTCAAGTTTTCTCGCGATGACGAGAGCGTCGCGTGGTACACAGAAAGTTACGGCGGTGATGATTACACGGTGGTCAATATCCGTCTGGATATTCGCCCGATCCGGATCTCCGGTCCGCTTTACGATCGCGAAGAGTAA
- a CDS encoding cob(I)yrinic acid a,c-diamide adenosyltransferase — translation MVYLNRIYTKTGDTGETSLGDGRRVRKTDPRIIAYGTVDELNSSLGVALCASPSTEITSMLTLIQNDLFDVGADLCVPESETPLAYTPLRVTADQVEQLESWIDRANTRLEPLTSFILPGGTPASAQLHVSRTICRRAEIEVLRLMEVESINTQILIYLNRLSDLLFVLARSANDEGKGDVLWVPGANRKKLD, via the coding sequence ATGGTCTATTTGAATCGCATCTATACGAAAACGGGCGACACCGGTGAGACATCTCTAGGGGATGGGCGCCGGGTGCGCAAGACCGATCCCCGAATCATCGCGTATGGGACCGTTGATGAACTGAATTCGTCGCTCGGTGTGGCATTGTGTGCCAGTCCGTCGACCGAAATCACGTCGATGCTGACGTTGATTCAGAACGACTTGTTTGATGTCGGGGCCGACCTGTGTGTCCCCGAATCCGAGACTCCTCTCGCCTACACCCCGCTGCGTGTCACAGCGGACCAGGTTGAACAACTTGAAAGCTGGATCGACCGCGCCAATACCCGGCTGGAACCATTGACGAGTTTCATCCTGCCCGGGGGAACACCCGCGTCAGCCCAGTTGCACGTCTCGCGCACAATTTGCCGGCGGGCAGAAATTGAAGTCCTGCGATTGATGGAGGTGGAATCCATCAACACGCAGATTCTGATCTACCTCAATCGATTGTCGGACCTGCTGTTCGTCCTGGCTCGCTCTGCCAACGACGAGGGAAAAGGAGACGTCTTGTGGGTTCCCGGAGCGAACCGGAAGAAGCTGGATTGA
- a CDS encoding peroxiredoxin family protein, producing the protein MKHFVTWCLVVGGVTALVAAVAIPFKSGHPVTRYMQDAADAVAGKTVVPALESDDVRPQVIIFILPDCPCSEDYEPFTHELFRAYGDHVDFQGIVAGTDDEARAWREKHKTPFPVVADPEGEIAAKYDAKRSAYTALVVDRTIVQKLWPGYSSDMLEEVGTLAAAAAQVPPVPFNTTGAPAKLTSGCYIGP; encoded by the coding sequence ATGAAACACTTCGTTACATGGTGCCTGGTCGTTGGTGGCGTCACAGCACTGGTGGCGGCCGTCGCGATTCCTTTCAAATCCGGACATCCCGTCACGCGCTACATGCAGGATGCGGCCGATGCCGTGGCGGGAAAAACAGTGGTGCCGGCACTCGAATCGGATGACGTTCGACCGCAAGTCATCATCTTCATCCTGCCCGATTGTCCGTGCAGCGAAGACTACGAACCCTTCACCCATGAACTGTTCCGAGCTTACGGCGATCATGTCGATTTCCAGGGAATTGTGGCGGGAACAGACGACGAAGCCCGCGCCTGGCGAGAAAAGCACAAGACCCCCTTCCCTGTTGTGGCGGACCCCGAGGGGGAGATCGCAGCGAAGTACGACGCCAAGCGATCCGCGTACACGGCGCTCGTCGTGGACAGAACTATCGTCCAGAAACTGTGGCCCGGTTATTCGAGCGACATGCTCGAGGAGGTCGGCACGCTTGCCGCAGCGGCGGCGCAGGTTCCGCCTGTCCCGTTTAACACCACCGGAGCCCCCGCGAAACTGACATCCGGCTGCTACATCGGTCCTTGA
- a CDS encoding FHA domain-containing protein, which translates to MRELRNTQRRRRLRIIKAKDARSEERIRSVGSSSENPANLTRSRETAEQNRKRLAADCQAQIPVRLRIEHPAQESLQMQMGRAHLLIGSDPSCDIQLDHAAVHPQHAALQWIDGHLFYLDLSPKTANDAHARSAGHWVDHRPISIGPFQLFREDPQVPSPPAASPLERSPVLTSHVPQLALQFLGVEQSDNKWPINRLLTMVGRGAQCKLRLNHPSMPHVQACLIRTEQSCWLIDVVRAGTTGVNGRAIRLAPISVGDVLQLGPFRVEVVETTFAPLPAPPPPGAKEENPPRNKVKLFAPGNSDLALPQRAGARKTATPPKSASLVDSSDSSSAITEISRNSSPANVAAKRAIPATTILETGRPAQLKMPSRGIDPPHTHHTPEKTETGSSDSLENASIPFPQESPRAEEKSASRMEERTSPHVLDETPSDVGPAISPVVSPAATTSLTDNVDEFLRGHLSQLAQLQSNLDRLKQVCTRPSRRAMSKRVRAQLETSLQETIQTQQQLQESVSNFAKSLKQ; encoded by the coding sequence ATGCGCGAATTGAGGAACACGCAACGCCGTCGACGCCTGAGGATTATCAAGGCGAAAGACGCTCGTTCAGAAGAGCGTATCCGCAGCGTCGGCTCGTCATCCGAGAATCCCGCAAACTTAACGAGATCACGCGAGACCGCCGAGCAGAATCGAAAACGACTCGCGGCCGATTGCCAGGCTCAAATTCCCGTTCGGTTGCGCATCGAACACCCTGCGCAGGAGTCCCTGCAAATGCAGATGGGCCGGGCTCATCTGTTGATCGGCAGTGATCCCAGTTGTGACATTCAGCTCGACCACGCGGCCGTTCATCCGCAACATGCAGCGCTGCAGTGGATCGACGGGCATCTCTTTTACTTGGATCTTTCACCAAAAACAGCGAATGACGCACACGCAAGATCTGCGGGGCACTGGGTTGACCACCGTCCCATCTCGATCGGTCCCTTTCAGTTGTTCCGCGAGGATCCCCAGGTTCCTTCCCCTCCCGCCGCTTCCCCGCTAGAGCGTTCTCCGGTTCTGACCTCGCACGTTCCTCAACTCGCGTTGCAGTTCCTCGGCGTCGAGCAGAGTGATAACAAGTGGCCCATCAACCGGCTGTTGACCATGGTCGGTCGGGGGGCGCAGTGCAAGCTTCGGCTCAATCACCCCTCCATGCCGCACGTGCAGGCGTGTCTGATCCGCACCGAGCAGAGCTGCTGGCTGATCGATGTTGTGCGCGCCGGTACTACCGGGGTGAATGGTCGAGCCATTCGCCTCGCCCCGATCAGCGTCGGTGATGTTCTTCAGCTGGGACCCTTTCGCGTCGAAGTGGTCGAAACGACCTTTGCGCCGCTCCCCGCCCCGCCGCCGCCCGGTGCGAAGGAAGAAAACCCTCCGCGGAACAAAGTGAAGCTCTTCGCTCCAGGTAATTCTGACCTCGCACTCCCGCAGCGTGCAGGTGCCCGCAAAACAGCGACGCCCCCCAAATCCGCTTCCCTGGTCGACTCATCCGATTCCAGTTCGGCAATCACAGAAATCTCGCGGAACAGCTCGCCTGCTAACGTTGCCGCGAAGCGTGCGATTCCGGCCACAACCATCCTGGAAACAGGGCGGCCGGCTCAACTGAAAATGCCCAGCCGTGGGATCGATCCTCCCCACACGCATCACACTCCAGAGAAAACCGAAACAGGGTCATCCGATTCTCTTGAGAATGCGTCGATCCCCTTTCCACAGGAGTCGCCGCGAGCGGAAGAGAAGTCGGCGTCCAGAATGGAAGAGCGGACAAGTCCACACGTCCTGGACGAGACCCCTTCGGATGTCGGTCCAGCCATCAGCCCGGTCGTCAGTCCCGCCGCCACCACGTCCCTTACAGACAATGTCGACGAATTCCTGCGGGGACATCTGTCACAACTGGCTCAACTCCAGTCAAACCTGGATCGCCTGAAGCAGGTCTGCACAAGGCCTTCACGCCGCGCCATGTCCAAACGGGTCCGTGCTCAACTGGAAACATCGCTCCAGGAAACCATCCAGACCCAGCAACAGTTGCAGGAATCCGTTTCAAACTTCGCAAAATCGCTGAAGCAGTGA
- a CDS encoding LLM class flavin-dependent oxidoreductase, translated as MKSLSQIPFSILDLAPIRLGGTAAESFRESLDLAQHAERWGYHRYWLAEHHSLPGIASAATSVVIAYIAGGTSRIRVGSGGIMLPNHAPLVIAEQFGTLASLYSGRIDLGIGRAPGGDQRTARALGRSATRNGETFPRDLEELRGYFQPGGPGNGVHAVPGEGLDVPIWLLGSSDFSARLAGELGLPFAFASHFAPEYLLPALALYRACFEPSDALQEPRVAVAVNMVAADTDEEATRLFTTLQQAFLNLVRGTPGLFPPAVDSMQGRWNPLEREQVKQMTRYSAVGGLERVTDKLDEIVASTDADELILVGPIENHAARLRSFEIVAGLQRQS; from the coding sequence ATGAAGTCACTTTCTCAGATCCCGTTTTCGATCCTCGATCTCGCCCCGATTCGTCTGGGAGGCACGGCGGCCGAATCATTCCGGGAATCGCTCGACCTGGCACAGCATGCCGAACGTTGGGGCTACCACCGCTACTGGCTGGCCGAGCATCACAGTCTGCCCGGGATCGCCAGTGCCGCAACCTCGGTCGTGATTGCCTATATCGCCGGAGGGACATCCCGCATCCGTGTCGGTTCGGGGGGAATCATGCTGCCGAACCATGCGCCGCTGGTCATCGCGGAACAGTTCGGTACGCTCGCTTCGCTTTATTCCGGTCGCATCGACCTGGGGATCGGACGCGCGCCGGGTGGCGATCAGCGAACGGCCCGAGCACTCGGCCGGTCAGCGACTCGGAATGGTGAAACGTTTCCACGGGACCTGGAGGAACTGCGTGGCTACTTCCAGCCGGGGGGGCCCGGAAATGGAGTCCATGCGGTACCGGGTGAAGGTCTCGACGTGCCAATCTGGCTACTGGGTTCCAGCGACTTCAGCGCGCGGCTTGCCGGGGAACTGGGACTCCCCTTTGCCTTCGCCTCGCACTTTGCTCCCGAGTACCTGTTGCCTGCGCTCGCCCTGTATCGCGCCTGTTTCGAACCATCAGATGCGTTGCAGGAACCGCGCGTTGCCGTGGCCGTCAACATGGTCGCGGCAGACACCGATGAGGAAGCAACTCGTCTGTTCACAACACTGCAGCAGGCGTTTCTGAATCTGGTTCGCGGAACACCGGGCCTGTTTCCTCCTGCGGTCGATTCGATGCAGGGTCGCTGGAATCCGCTGGAGCGGGAACAGGTCAAACAAATGACGCGCTACTCAGCCGTCGGGGGGCTCGAACGAGTCACCGACAAATTGGACGAAATTGTTGCTTCGACGGACGCGGACGAACTGATTCTCGTTGGACCGATCGAGAATCATGCCGCCCGTCTGCGGTCGTTCGAGATCGTGGCCGGGTTACAACGTCAGTCGTAA
- a CDS encoding PQQ-binding-like beta-propeller repeat protein translates to MPMQSWFACLFGLFLAIPLGLFGQEKKAADPLDWPYWRGPEMNGISREKDLPDSWSPEGENLLWSKAELGTRSTPIVMNGKLYTLVRHNPGTTKEAEKVVCADAATGEIKWENVFNVFLTDVPDTRVGWSSVVGDPVTGNVIALGVCGYFVCIDGETGKTLWSRSLSEEYGMLSTYGGRTNFPIIYENLAIISGVVIGWGEMARPAHRIIAFDKRNGQAVWFQSTRPAPEDTTYSSPALTVINGQAQFILGCGDGSVYGLQPRTGKIIWSYDASLRGINTAPTVVGNTVLCGHSEENLDDTAMGALFAIDASKTGNITKTGEIWRNKEQFVGKTAPLVLDDRIYSIDDGGVFFVNDLKTGEQIGKAKIGTIGRASPVYGDGKIYVVDGNGRAFIFAPDEKKGLKKLHQLRLEQGDVNASPIISHGRVYITCETMMYCIGKADVKPSADPIPKIEPETSVQKDQTPATALVVPVESLLKPTNKQQYSVYLYNANGQYLKKADPKDVKYSIQGPGAIDAAGLYAGPGGATNAPVIVNAEVGELKGQARIRVIPEITAETPWLFTFDDGLVPITGVGIRYRHIAVDYDFFKALKEKDPLAAKLYIYLSTQFTNVPAPKATYDDSTPAQAFTAFKRYLGLIEAITNQDQGKEKLDASLKLLQDEGVISEWAWTGNDQIPIQLVVTKGPRKVTGNGVMCKITTIPKGTRSQGWMGHPGSKNYVIQADVLANQVEAGVDADPKAKMPDIGVTNQRYRFEMMGAAQKLKVYSWVPHDQKVHEVDFQWEPEVWYTMKFIVNNEDRDGERVSVCRGKAWKRDEPEPAEWSIEWADSPCNETGSPGLVGNAKDAEIFIDNVRVVPQ, encoded by the coding sequence ATGCCGATGCAATCTTGGTTTGCCTGCCTCTTTGGCCTCTTCTTAGCCATCCCTCTGGGACTGTTCGGCCAGGAAAAAAAAGCGGCTGATCCGCTCGACTGGCCTTACTGGCGTGGTCCTGAGATGAACGGCATCTCCCGCGAGAAGGATCTGCCGGATTCGTGGAGCCCCGAAGGGGAAAACTTGCTGTGGAGCAAGGCCGAACTCGGAACCCGTTCGACGCCCATCGTCATGAACGGCAAGCTCTATACACTGGTCCGACACAATCCGGGCACCACCAAAGAAGCGGAAAAAGTCGTCTGTGCCGATGCCGCCACGGGCGAAATCAAGTGGGAAAACGTCTTCAACGTCTTTCTGACAGACGTCCCCGACACACGCGTGGGCTGGTCCAGTGTTGTTGGTGATCCCGTAACCGGAAACGTCATCGCACTCGGTGTCTGCGGCTACTTCGTCTGTATCGACGGCGAAACCGGAAAAACGCTCTGGTCCCGCTCGCTGAGCGAAGAATACGGCATGCTCAGCACCTACGGGGGCCGAACAAACTTCCCGATCATTTACGAGAATCTCGCCATCATCAGCGGCGTCGTGATCGGCTGGGGTGAAATGGCCCGCCCTGCTCACCGAATTATCGCCTTCGACAAACGGAATGGTCAGGCCGTCTGGTTCCAGAGTACCCGTCCTGCACCGGAAGATACGACCTATAGCTCTCCGGCACTGACAGTCATCAACGGACAAGCTCAGTTTATCCTGGGCTGCGGAGACGGCAGTGTCTATGGCCTGCAGCCGCGCACCGGCAAGATCATCTGGAGCTATGACGCTTCACTTCGCGGGATTAACACCGCTCCGACGGTTGTCGGCAACACGGTCCTGTGTGGTCACAGTGAAGAAAACCTAGACGACACGGCAATGGGGGCACTTTTCGCGATTGACGCCTCCAAGACAGGAAACATCACCAAGACCGGAGAAATCTGGCGCAACAAGGAACAGTTCGTCGGCAAGACGGCCCCGCTTGTTCTGGACGATCGCATTTACTCGATCGACGACGGTGGAGTCTTCTTCGTGAACGACCTGAAGACCGGCGAACAGATCGGGAAAGCCAAGATCGGGACGATCGGTCGAGCCAGTCCCGTTTACGGCGATGGAAAGATTTATGTCGTCGACGGAAATGGTCGGGCATTCATCTTCGCCCCGGACGAGAAAAAAGGCCTGAAGAAGCTTCATCAGTTGCGGTTGGAGCAAGGTGACGTCAATGCGTCGCCCATCATCTCGCACGGTCGCGTTTACATCACCTGCGAAACGATGATGTACTGCATCGGAAAAGCGGACGTAAAACCATCGGCCGATCCGATTCCCAAAATCGAACCTGAAACCTCGGTTCAAAAGGATCAGACCCCCGCGACAGCACTGGTCGTTCCCGTGGAATCACTGCTGAAACCGACCAACAAACAGCAGTACTCGGTCTATCTGTACAACGCCAACGGACAGTATCTGAAGAAAGCGGATCCGAAAGACGTGAAGTACTCGATCCAGGGTCCAGGAGCGATTGACGCAGCGGGACTTTACGCAGGACCAGGTGGCGCAACGAACGCCCCCGTCATCGTCAACGCGGAAGTGGGCGAACTGAAAGGTCAGGCCCGTATCCGAGTGATCCCCGAAATCACTGCCGAAACTCCCTGGCTGTTCACGTTCGACGATGGCCTGGTTCCCATTACGGGTGTCGGCATTCGCTATCGACACATCGCCGTTGATTATGACTTCTTCAAAGCGTTGAAGGAAAAAGACCCTCTCGCTGCGAAGCTGTATATCTATCTTTCCACGCAATTCACAAACGTTCCCGCCCCCAAGGCCACGTATGACGACTCAACCCCGGCTCAGGCCTTTACCGCATTCAAACGATATCTGGGACTGATTGAAGCCATCACCAATCAGGATCAGGGCAAAGAGAAACTCGATGCTTCGTTGAAGTTGCTGCAGGATGAAGGGGTGATCTCGGAGTGGGCCTGGACCGGCAACGACCAGATCCCGATTCAACTGGTCGTGACGAAAGGTCCGCGAAAGGTCACGGGCAATGGCGTGATGTGCAAGATCACCACGATTCCGAAGGGGACCCGCAGTCAGGGCTGGATGGGACACCCGGGCTCAAAGAACTATGTCATTCAGGCGGATGTCCTGGCGAACCAGGTCGAAGCCGGGGTCGATGCTGATCCGAAAGCCAAGATGCCGGATATCGGCGTCACGAACCAGCGGTACCGTTTTGAGATGATGGGTGCCGCCCAGAAACTGAAAGTCTATTCCTGGGTCCCTCACGATCAGAAGGTGCACGAAGTCGACTTCCAGTGGGAACCGGAAGTCTGGTACACGATGAAGTTCATCGTCAACAACGAAGATCGCGATGGTGAGCGGGTGTCTGTTTGCCGTGGTAAAGCGTGGAAACGTGACGAACCGGAACCCGCGGAATGGTCGATTGAATGGGCGGACAGCCCCTGCAACGAGACCGGCAGCCCAGGCCTGGTCGGTAACGCCAAAGACGCCGAAATCTTCATCGACAACGTCAGGGTTGTACCCCAATAG
- a CDS encoding EamA family transporter, whose product MSGWQYFAIASAFFAGLTALFGKLGVAQINSNLATLIRTAVILGMTTLIVAWRDEWEPLSKLSLRSVTFLVLSAVATGLSWLCYYRALQLGPASQVAPVDKLSLVFVIILAWLFLGEALTWRTAAGGLLVLSGVLLLAKS is encoded by the coding sequence ATGTCTGGTTGGCAATATTTTGCGATCGCCTCTGCGTTTTTTGCGGGATTGACGGCCCTGTTCGGCAAGCTGGGCGTCGCACAGATCAACTCGAATCTGGCGACCCTGATCCGGACGGCCGTCATTCTTGGAATGACGACGCTCATCGTTGCCTGGCGGGACGAGTGGGAACCGCTGAGCAAACTGTCACTGCGATCGGTGACGTTCCTCGTCCTGTCTGCCGTCGCCACGGGCCTATCGTGGCTGTGTTACTACCGGGCGCTCCAACTGGGCCCCGCATCTCAGGTCGCGCCCGTGGATAAGTTGAGTCTCGTCTTCGTCATCATCCTCGCGTGGTTGTTTCTGGGCGAAGCACTGACGTGGAGAACGGCCGCAGGCGGCCTGCTGGTGCTCAGCGGGGTGTTACTGCTCGCGAAATCGTGA